One region of Hoeflea sp. 108 genomic DNA includes:
- a CDS encoding D-alanyl-D-alanine carboxypeptidase family protein has translation MAQALSHSLPFRLPQLGILRRVVALLAVLSLVSACATAGDTLNVAAPQAAPEKYAAIVVDANNGRTLFQAYATAPRYPASLTKMMTLYLLFEAMQQGRVTKATLIPVSDNAASQPPSKLGFRRGEQIDVEAAIRALATKSANDVAVAVGEYLGGSEEGFARQMTSKARQLGMTATVFRNASGLPDDGQRTTARDMAVLGMALRKHFPQHYYYFSATDFSFRGKRIRGHNDLLGRVNGVDGIKTGYIRASGFNIVTSLYADGRKLVVVVMGGDTARERNAHVEDLIARYLPEASGGGVAAAPAQAAPVALAPAPGPAMPMPVDTAAMAAPDGAPVPMAEVQ, from the coding sequence TTGGCCCAGGCCCTTTCTCATTCGCTGCCATTCAGGCTTCCCCAACTCGGGATACTCAGGCGCGTCGTCGCGCTCCTTGCCGTGCTGTCGCTGGTGTCTGCCTGCGCCACGGCCGGCGATACCCTTAATGTCGCCGCACCCCAGGCTGCGCCCGAGAAATATGCGGCAATCGTCGTCGACGCCAACAATGGCCGCACGCTGTTCCAGGCCTATGCGACCGCTCCGCGCTATCCGGCTTCGCTCACCAAGATGATGACACTTTACCTGCTGTTCGAGGCGATGCAGCAGGGCCGGGTCACCAAGGCCACCCTCATCCCCGTTTCCGACAATGCCGCCTCGCAGCCGCCGTCGAAGCTTGGCTTCCGACGTGGCGAGCAGATTGATGTCGAGGCCGCCATCCGCGCGCTCGCAACCAAGTCGGCCAACGACGTGGCAGTCGCCGTCGGCGAATATCTCGGCGGCTCGGAGGAGGGCTTTGCCCGCCAGATGACGTCGAAGGCGCGCCAGCTCGGCATGACGGCAACCGTCTTCCGCAACGCGTCGGGCCTGCCCGACGATGGCCAGCGCACCACGGCTCGCGACATGGCCGTGCTCGGCATGGCGCTGCGCAAGCATTTCCCGCAGCATTATTATTATTTCTCGGCCACTGACTTCAGCTTCCGTGGCAAGCGTATCCGCGGCCACAACGACCTGCTCGGCCGCGTCAACGGCGTCGACGGCATCAAGACCGGCTACATCAGGGCGTCCGGCTTCAACATCGTCACCTCGCTTTATGCCGATGGCCGCAAGCTTGTCGTGGTGGTGATGGGCGGCGACACGGCGCGCGAGCGCAACGCCCATGTCGAGGACCTTATTGCTCGCTACCTTCCGGAGGCATCGGGCGGCGGCGTGGCGGCAGCGCCGGCGCAGGCCGCACCTGTTGCGCTGGCGCCTGCGCCCGGCCCGGCCATGCCGATGCCGGTCGACACCGCCGCCATGGCCGCACCGGATGGCGCTCCGGTGCCGATGGCCGAGGTCCAATAG
- a CDS encoding cupin domain-containing protein yields MEIKRCGSRPSAKPSPDYFTGAVRQDPVIEAPAPAQVRAVNVTFEPGARTAWHTHPLGQTLVVTAGCGWAQVWGGKIEEIRQGDVVWFSPGEKHWHGATATNAMTHLAIQEAKDGKAVDWLEHVSDDQYKAPE; encoded by the coding sequence ATGGAGATCAAGCGTTGCGGGTCGAGGCCTTCGGCCAAGCCGTCACCAGACTATTTCACTGGTGCCGTGCGCCAGGACCCGGTCATCGAGGCGCCGGCGCCCGCCCAGGTGCGGGCCGTCAACGTCACCTTCGAGCCGGGCGCACGCACGGCATGGCACACCCACCCGCTGGGCCAGACGCTTGTCGTGACCGCAGGCTGCGGCTGGGCCCAGGTGTGGGGCGGCAAGATCGAAGAGATCAGGCAGGGCGACGTCGTCTGGTTCTCGCCAGGAGAAAAGCACTGGCACGGCGCGACCGCGACCAACGCCATGACCCATCTGGCGATCCAGGAGGCCAAGGACGGCAAGGCCGTCGATTGGCTTGAGCACGTTTCGGACGATCAGTACAAGGCGCCTGAATAG
- a CDS encoding YigZ family protein — protein MFTLARIESLSQEIKKSRFLAVAGPVASEAEAKEFIAAHCQGDANHNCWAWRIGQGYRFSDDGEPSGTAGKPMLQALDGQNLDNVAVVVTRWFGGILLGSGGLVRAYGGTAAACLRAAEKLELVATVEGSVACSFSDLALVKARLAAWPGVTIAREDFSATGADLAVSLPEADAEAVARMVTDLTSGRTTVILPD, from the coding sequence ATGTTCACCCTCGCCCGCATCGAGAGCCTGTCGCAGGAGATCAAGAAGAGCCGCTTCCTGGCCGTTGCCGGGCCGGTGGCGAGCGAGGCCGAGGCAAAAGAGTTTATCGCCGCGCATTGCCAAGGGGATGCAAACCACAATTGCTGGGCCTGGAGGATCGGCCAAGGCTATCGCTTCAGCGACGACGGCGAGCCGAGCGGCACCGCCGGCAAACCGATGCTGCAGGCGCTGGACGGGCAGAACCTCGACAACGTGGCCGTGGTCGTGACCCGCTGGTTCGGCGGCATATTGCTGGGCAGCGGCGGCCTGGTGCGCGCCTATGGCGGCACCGCCGCCGCCTGCCTGCGCGCCGCCGAAAAACTGGAACTGGTGGCAACCGTCGAAGGCAGCGTCGCCTGCAGCTTTTCCGATCTGGCGCTGGTCAAGGCGCGGCTGGCCGCGTGGCCGGGCGTGACGATCGCACGCGAGGATTTTTCCGCCACCGGCGCCGATCTGGCCGTCAGCCTGCCAGAGGCGGATGCAGAGGCAGTCGCCCGCATGGTCACCGACCTGACCAGCGGCCGGACCACGGTCATCCTGCCGGACTGA
- a CDS encoding fatty acid desaturase — MTQLMPSTEDGRIPPDGITPAVDHAAEKALVRRLVSHCNRFRDPDNRRAAFELAVTLVPFLAMGATLVWLAAYAGPLLGGWRWAAVALLAPVCAAFLVRLFAIQHDCGHGSFTSSRPANRWIGLLLSVFTFTPYTLWQKAHAAHHGSSGNLDKRGIGDINTRTVAEYEAMTPRQQLMYRIYRNPVVLIVLGVPLYFLLVHRLPYNDAIPRVDAWRSAGGLNLALVVFYGALVYLSGWMVMLAVLPVVVMGAWAGGWLFYIQHQFEETLWDKDDAWDLHVAAFGGSSWYVLPRPAQWLTGSIGLHHIHHLCSRVPFYRLQACFNGSQELRAASERVKLTFGRSLACVNLALWDEKRRRLVSFAEARS; from the coding sequence ATGACCCAGCTGATGCCGTCCACCGAGGATGGCCGGATTCCTCCAGATGGGATCACTCCTGCTGTCGATCATGCTGCCGAAAAGGCGCTGGTTCGCAGGCTAGTGTCGCATTGCAATCGCTTCCGCGACCCCGACAACCGCCGTGCGGCATTCGAGTTGGCCGTCACGCTCGTTCCTTTCCTGGCGATGGGCGCAACGCTGGTCTGGCTGGCTGCCTATGCCGGCCCGTTGCTTGGCGGCTGGCGCTGGGCCGCGGTGGCGCTGCTGGCGCCGGTCTGCGCAGCCTTCCTGGTTCGTCTCTTTGCCATCCAGCATGATTGCGGCCATGGCTCGTTCACCAGCTCGCGCCCGGCGAACCGCTGGATCGGGCTCTTGCTCAGCGTGTTTACATTTACCCCATACACCCTGTGGCAGAAGGCGCATGCCGCCCACCACGGCTCCTCGGGCAATCTCGACAAGCGCGGCATCGGCGACATCAACACCAGGACGGTCGCCGAATATGAGGCGATGACCCCGCGCCAGCAGCTGATGTACCGCATCTACCGCAATCCAGTGGTCCTGATCGTCCTCGGAGTTCCCCTCTATTTCCTCCTCGTCCACCGGCTTCCCTACAATGACGCCATACCGCGCGTCGATGCATGGCGCAGCGCTGGTGGGCTCAACCTGGCGCTGGTCGTCTTCTACGGTGCGCTTGTCTATCTCTCGGGCTGGATGGTCATGCTTGCCGTGCTGCCGGTGGTGGTCATGGGGGCATGGGCGGGCGGCTGGCTGTTCTACATCCAGCATCAGTTCGAGGAGACGCTGTGGGACAAGGACGACGCCTGGGACTTGCATGTCGCAGCCTTCGGCGGCAGTTCCTGGTACGTGCTGCCGCGGCCGGCGCAGTGGCTCACCGGCTCGATCGGCCTGCACCACATCCATCACCTCTGCAGCCGTGTTCCGTTCTATCGCCTGCAGGCGTGTTTCAACGGCAGCCAAGAACTCCGCGCTGCCAGCGAGCGGGTCAAGCTCACCTTCGGCAGGAGCCTCGCCTGCGTCAATCTCGCCCTCTGGGACGAAAAGCGCCGCCGCCTCGTCTCCTTCGCCGAAGCCCGCTCATAA
- a CDS encoding TIR domain-containing anti-phage reverse transcriptase yields the protein MAFALGLDPEKFFYVVQHAADGTYYREFQVPKKRGGVRNISAPRKGLALAQNRLAEVIRSHYVPKKFVKGYVRGESFLSNARYHEKQKWILTVDIQDFYPSIGFARVRGLFLSRYFGFNERVATILARITTYRDGLPQGASTSPLIANIIAHNLDKKLVAIAVKGQLKYTRYADDITFSSSRRAVSSDVVQSWEPAFGRREVHLGQSITEAFKHSGFEINHTKSRILFPFERQEVTGLVVNRKANVWRRDIARLRMKLHSIKRFGATEAAKVWLGPGGDKQKMWSHVAGNLAFIRQVRGMTDPVLAKLCKDAVIAGMTGPSWVLQMAEMVREFDVFLSHASEDKEKIRRLKDKLEECGVKVFFDETSIKWGDSIVEKINNGLLKSSYFIPFLSKTFSEKGWTNKELNSAISMNVSRKGRILPIIDSNFSVEENYPLLGETLYKKWPADESSEDAFIGEVADAILHLIEKKVTSVAT from the coding sequence GTGGCGTTCGCACTTGGGCTCGACCCAGAAAAATTCTTTTATGTCGTCCAGCATGCAGCGGACGGGACGTATTATCGTGAGTTCCAAGTTCCAAAGAAGCGCGGCGGCGTGCGTAACATTTCTGCTCCGCGTAAAGGATTGGCACTAGCTCAGAACCGACTTGCTGAAGTAATTCGTTCGCATTACGTTCCGAAGAAATTTGTAAAGGGCTACGTAAGAGGGGAGTCATTCCTTTCAAACGCCCGGTATCACGAGAAGCAAAAATGGATTTTGACGGTTGATATTCAGGATTTCTACCCATCCATAGGGTTTGCACGGGTTCGTGGTCTGTTCCTGTCAAGATATTTTGGCTTTAACGAACGCGTTGCGACGATATTGGCGCGGATCACGACTTATAGAGATGGCCTGCCGCAAGGAGCTTCTACGTCGCCGTTGATCGCTAACATCATTGCGCATAACTTAGACAAAAAACTTGTTGCGATTGCAGTCAAAGGGCAGTTGAAATACACTCGCTATGCAGATGACATAACGTTCTCATCTAGCAGGCGGGCCGTATCTTCTGATGTTGTTCAGAGCTGGGAGCCTGCATTTGGCCGGCGCGAGGTCCATTTGGGCCAGTCCATCACGGAGGCGTTTAAGCACTCCGGATTTGAGATTAACCACACAAAATCCAGAATTCTCTTTCCCTTTGAGCGGCAAGAAGTCACTGGCCTAGTCGTCAACAGGAAGGCAAACGTCTGGCGGCGCGATATTGCCCGCCTGCGAATGAAATTGCATTCCATCAAGCGCTTTGGCGCAACAGAAGCCGCGAAGGTGTGGCTCGGCCCTGGCGGCGACAAGCAAAAGATGTGGAGTCATGTCGCGGGAAATTTGGCGTTCATCCGTCAAGTGCGCGGTATGACCGATCCAGTCTTAGCAAAGCTTTGTAAAGATGCGGTCATTGCTGGAATGACTGGACCTAGTTGGGTGTTGCAGATGGCAGAGATGGTGCGCGAATTCGATGTATTCTTGTCACACGCAAGCGAGGACAAGGAAAAGATTCGGCGATTGAAGGATAAGCTTGAGGAGTGTGGCGTAAAAGTTTTCTTTGATGAGACAAGTATTAAATGGGGTGATTCTATCGTCGAAAAAATAAATAATGGACTTCTAAAATCGTCTTACTTTATACCGTTTCTTTCTAAAACGTTTTCCGAAAAAGGATGGACAAATAAAGAATTGAACTCTGCAATTTCGATGAATGTTAGCAGAAAGGGGAGGATATTGCCCATAATAGACAGTAATTTCTCTGTAGAGGAAAACTATCCGCTTCTAGGGGAGACACTTTACAAAAAGTGGCCGGCAGACGAGTCGTCTGAAGACGCATTTATTGGTGAAGTAGCGGATGCAATTCTTCATCTGATCGAAAAGAAAGTAACCTCGGTTGCCACCTAA
- a CDS encoding site-specific integrase — translation MATIRRLRGRWQAQVRRKGIAPRAKSFDAKADAEKWARNLEAELDRCGNLPDTRPAEQMTIRLMFERYLREITPEKRSASSETYRIKAMMKRSIAHRTLAMLTPQHVAEYRDERLATVSSSTVIRELNSLGHAIDIARKEWGVHLPQNPCRLIRRPKPPRGRDRRLTQGEEQKLLDAADGGRTPWMRPLIILAIETAMRQGELLSLSWSNVDLEKRIAHLRLTKNGDPRNVPLSSRAIAVLNELKANSTGDLVIATTKSAVGQAWLHLRDRAGSADLHFHDLRHEAVTRLLERGWNVIEVATVSGHKELRMLQRYSHLRAEDLVDRLG, via the coding sequence ATGGCGACGATCCGCCGATTACGGGGCAGATGGCAGGCGCAAGTTAGACGTAAAGGAATTGCCCCGCGTGCCAAGTCCTTCGATGCAAAAGCCGACGCCGAGAAATGGGCACGCAATCTCGAAGCCGAGCTCGATCGCTGCGGCAACCTGCCAGACACACGCCCTGCCGAGCAAATGACCATCCGGCTGATGTTCGAGCGCTACCTACGCGAGATCACGCCAGAGAAGCGCTCGGCATCTAGTGAGACGTATCGCATCAAGGCGATGATGAAACGCTCGATCGCGCATCGAACGCTGGCAATGCTGACGCCGCAGCACGTTGCTGAATACCGTGATGAGCGCCTTGCGACCGTCTCATCCTCGACAGTCATCCGGGAGCTCAACTCACTGGGTCACGCGATCGACATCGCGCGCAAGGAGTGGGGCGTGCACCTGCCGCAGAACCCCTGTCGTCTTATTCGTCGACCAAAGCCACCTCGTGGACGAGACCGGCGTCTAACTCAGGGTGAAGAGCAGAAGCTGCTCGATGCTGCTGATGGCGGTCGAACGCCGTGGATGCGTCCGCTGATCATCCTCGCCATCGAGACCGCCATGCGTCAGGGCGAGCTGCTGAGTCTTAGCTGGTCGAACGTCGACCTCGAAAAACGCATCGCCCATCTACGGCTGACGAAAAACGGTGATCCTCGCAACGTGCCGTTGTCCAGCCGGGCGATCGCTGTGCTCAATGAGCTCAAAGCGAACAGCACCGGCGATCTGGTGATCGCGACGACCAAGAGCGCGGTCGGACAAGCCTGGTTGCATTTGCGCGATCGAGCGGGATCCGCTGATCTACATTTTCATGATCTGCGACACGAAGCGGTCACCCGCCTGCTCGAACGAGGGTGGAATGTCATCGAAGTGGCGACCGTCTCTGGTCACAAGGAGTTGAGAATGCTCCAGCGCTATAGCCATCTGAGAGCCGAAGACTTGGTCGATCGCTTAGGGTAG
- a CDS encoding very short patch repair endonuclease, with amino-acid sequence MADHLTATQRSAQMARIRRANTRPERIVRGLLHSLGYRFRIQLKGVPGRPDVAFPGRRKAIFIHGCFWHGHAHCTAWRLPKTRTEFWDNKIQTNRMRDERLLAAAMTAGWACLVIWECEMKDQRILANRLADFLGPTRFQRRENTP; translated from the coding sequence ATGGCTGACCACCTGACAGCAACTCAACGCAGCGCCCAAATGGCACGCATTCGGCGTGCCAACACTCGTCCTGAGCGAATCGTGCGCGGGCTACTCCACTCGCTAGGTTATCGCTTCAGAATTCAGCTCAAAGGTGTGCCTGGAAGGCCTGACGTCGCGTTCCCAGGAAGGCGAAAGGCCATCTTCATCCATGGATGTTTTTGGCACGGCCATGCGCATTGCACGGCTTGGCGACTGCCCAAAACTCGAACTGAATTCTGGGACAACAAGATTCAAACGAACCGTATGCGCGATGAACGCCTGCTCGCAGCGGCGATGACCGCCGGCTGGGCTTGCTTGGTAATATGGGAGTGCGAGATGAAGGATCAGCGCATTCTCGCAAATCGTTTGGCAGATTTTCTCGGGCCGACCCGCTTCCAACGAAGAGAAAACACCCCGTGA
- a CDS encoding DNA cytosine methyltransferase: MINAEVSRGGCFLRAIDLYAGIGGWSLGLRLAGVDVVASYEWWQPAIDTHNSNHAGDLRSIDIRKLCLEDLPQQIDLVVGSPPCTEFSYANRGGRGNISEGLKDLVKFLEVVDYLKPTFWALENVPRVAQVLRHGFDDPEHALYRFRHLKPEIAVIDFSDYGAAQARKRCIAGNIPFSLLETYRTRLPSRTLGDVIQNLAAPDVVTDPLWGVTLPVRKLTEAQAEAPLNGEELRMNRESKEFHPVYNNMAFPDPFPQPSRTVTATCTRVSRESIVIADPKAPGAFRRLTIRERASLQGFPITYQFYARSFAEKAKMVGNAIPPTFTYLVAHAAQRTPVKSLPSFDEAGASLVLPAKVSAVTPPDTEGRSYPETRSFRAALPGLRFKSGMRFDLSNDFIDGGANWKVRFFFGPSKDIQEVDLDGSVELDLRHSPLVGSILVGLQGNFARIESKLCSTNPATLQAVWTRRAEGLGPYELTDFLGELSEKLHDALLGALDVDALQYLTAYVVTVADQSVRNGKLPGQRKLEKNAIRILSGFVVADWFNTLSWHDRRQLAA, translated from the coding sequence TTGATCAACGCGGAGGTGAGTCGTGGTGGGTGCTTTTTGCGTGCGATAGACCTTTATGCCGGGATTGGAGGGTGGAGCCTCGGCCTGAGACTCGCCGGCGTTGACGTCGTCGCGTCTTACGAATGGTGGCAGCCTGCCATTGATACCCATAACAGCAATCATGCCGGCGATTTGCGATCGATAGACATACGCAAGTTGTGTCTCGAGGACCTTCCTCAGCAGATCGATTTGGTTGTCGGCAGTCCACCCTGCACGGAATTCTCCTATGCGAACCGAGGCGGGCGGGGAAACATCTCCGAAGGGCTGAAAGACCTTGTCAAGTTTCTTGAGGTTGTTGACTACCTGAAGCCTACGTTTTGGGCACTTGAGAATGTGCCTCGCGTTGCCCAGGTGTTGCGTCACGGCTTCGATGATCCGGAACATGCGCTATATCGCTTCAGGCATCTAAAGCCTGAGATCGCAGTTATAGATTTTTCAGACTACGGCGCGGCCCAGGCTCGTAAACGTTGCATCGCCGGTAACATCCCATTCTCCTTGTTGGAAACCTATCGGACGCGACTGCCATCCCGAACTCTTGGGGATGTCATTCAAAACTTAGCGGCTCCGGATGTGGTTACCGACCCACTTTGGGGCGTAACGCTGCCAGTCAGAAAATTGACGGAAGCGCAGGCGGAGGCGCCGCTGAATGGCGAGGAATTGCGAATGAATCGCGAGTCCAAGGAGTTTCACCCGGTCTACAACAATATGGCTTTCCCTGATCCCTTTCCGCAGCCATCGCGGACCGTGACCGCAACGTGCACTCGGGTGTCTCGCGAAAGCATTGTGATTGCGGACCCTAAGGCCCCCGGAGCATTTCGGCGTCTTACAATTCGCGAGCGGGCTAGCCTGCAAGGTTTCCCAATCACATATCAGTTTTACGCCAGATCATTCGCAGAAAAGGCCAAAATGGTGGGGAATGCGATACCACCAACGTTCACGTATCTGGTCGCGCATGCCGCCCAGCGGACGCCAGTCAAGAGTCTTCCAAGTTTCGACGAAGCAGGCGCTTCTCTCGTGCTACCTGCAAAGGTCTCGGCTGTAACACCTCCGGACACCGAGGGGAGATCGTATCCCGAAACACGTAGCTTCCGCGCTGCCCTTCCTGGATTGCGGTTCAAGAGTGGAATGCGGTTCGATTTGTCCAATGACTTTATCGATGGTGGTGCGAACTGGAAGGTCCGTTTCTTCTTTGGCCCATCGAAGGACATCCAAGAGGTTGATCTGGATGGAAGCGTAGAGCTTGATCTCAGGCACTCTCCCCTGGTCGGGTCGATCTTGGTTGGCCTCCAGGGCAATTTCGCGAGGATCGAGAGCAAACTTTGCTCGACCAATCCCGCGACGCTCCAGGCAGTCTGGACTCGTCGCGCCGAGGGGCTTGGTCCATACGAACTGACGGATTTCCTCGGTGAGCTATCGGAGAAGTTACACGACGCCCTGCTTGGGGCGCTGGACGTGGACGCGTTGCAATATTTGACCGCCTACGTTGTTACGGTAGCCGATCAATCGGTCAGAAACGGGAAATTGCCTGGGCAACGAAAGCTGGAGAAGAATGCCATTCGTATTCTCAGTGGCTTCGTCGTAGCGGATTGGTTTAACACGCTATCCTGGCATGATAGGCGCCAACTTGCTGCCTAG
- a CDS encoding BglII/BstYI family type II restriction endonuclease: MQIAASYSHLNGLEFLEARKPKLLVEIREVVAGIDVEACRTKVSKEKRKLEKRLYSPRDMNKAFEAGFESHQWKSVQATYWVCEDARTNRKVMDLPSSEQKAAIVNAGFTPYPSRNQTDFVKERVAVEVQLGKYAFIAYDLFVKHMAFYVADKIDVGVEIVPMKRLQEEMSSGPGYYEAELYNLIREGRGVPPVPLVMFGIAPDD; this comes from the coding sequence GTGCAGATTGCCGCGTCTTATTCCCACCTCAATGGTTTAGAATTCCTCGAAGCGAGGAAGCCAAAGCTCCTTGTGGAAATCAGGGAGGTAGTAGCTGGAATAGATGTGGAGGCCTGCAGAACCAAGGTTTCCAAGGAGAAACGAAAGCTCGAAAAGCGGCTCTATTCTCCTCGAGATATGAACAAAGCTTTTGAAGCTGGTTTTGAATCCCATCAATGGAAGTCGGTGCAGGCTACCTACTGGGTCTGTGAGGATGCCCGAACCAATCGGAAGGTGATGGACCTGCCGTCCTCTGAACAAAAGGCAGCAATAGTCAATGCTGGCTTCACACCATATCCATCACGTAACCAAACAGACTTCGTGAAAGAGCGTGTTGCGGTGGAGGTTCAGCTGGGTAAATATGCCTTCATCGCGTATGATCTATTCGTGAAGCACATGGCTTTCTATGTAGCCGACAAAATCGACGTCGGCGTTGAGATTGTGCCCATGAAACGCCTTCAGGAAGAGATGTCATCGGGACCAGGATACTACGAGGCCGAACTCTACAACCTCATTCGAGAGGGCCGAGGCGTCCCCCCGGTGCCTCTTGTTATGTTCGGAATCGCACCGGACGACTAG
- a CDS encoding BglII/BstYI family type II restriction endonuclease: MFEALVERGFQIEFQSHAQAILSVDFPAAIEELETALLATTIPIEEIIAGGGGEAKGTQRLRNALNDLHWPKTEFVVERRINGVPRESQSHEVDHVRSFATGERVALEIEWNNKDPFYDRDLENFKRLHADGAISVGVIVTRGKKLHDNMRALVRRFLDERQIQTFGDMKQWGYEPTSRQRKAIETKVSRALNPLTFQEAFTSQFVSDKFGEATTHWRKLDDRLRRGVGNPCPLLLIGLPDTIVTFHEGKAALSEVEAAEDIDNSA, encoded by the coding sequence ATGTTCGAGGCACTGGTGGAGCGCGGGTTCCAAATTGAGTTCCAGTCACATGCCCAGGCAATACTGAGCGTTGATTTCCCTGCAGCGATTGAGGAACTTGAAACCGCGTTGCTTGCCACGACGATACCAATCGAGGAGATCATTGCGGGCGGAGGGGGAGAAGCGAAAGGCACGCAGCGGCTACGGAATGCACTGAATGATCTGCATTGGCCTAAGACGGAGTTTGTCGTTGAACGGCGAATAAACGGCGTCCCTCGCGAAAGCCAGTCTCACGAAGTTGACCATGTTCGCTCGTTTGCCACAGGTGAGCGGGTAGCTTTGGAGATCGAATGGAACAACAAGGACCCGTTCTACGATCGCGACCTGGAAAATTTCAAACGGCTCCATGCCGATGGTGCGATCTCAGTCGGCGTCATCGTGACAAGGGGGAAAAAACTTCACGACAATATGCGGGCCTTAGTGCGACGTTTCTTGGATGAGCGCCAAATACAGACATTCGGGGACATGAAGCAGTGGGGTTACGAGCCTACTTCCAGGCAGCGAAAGGCTATCGAAACGAAAGTTAGTCGGGCTCTCAACCCGCTGACTTTTCAGGAAGCGTTTACCAGCCAATTCGTTTCCGACAAATTTGGTGAGGCGACCACCCACTGGCGAAAGCTCGATGACCGACTGCGGCGTGGTGTAGGCAACCCATGCCCACTACTGTTGATCGGCCTACCCGACACGATTGTAACCTTCCACGAGGGCAAGGCGGCTCTCTCCGAGGTCGAGGCAGCGGAAGACATCGACAACAGTGCGTAA
- a CDS encoding HNH endonuclease: MLLDDRRSRGLSCEVCGLARPDLGPELQEALFEAHHVIPLAEAGERRTKLSDLSLLCACCHRLIHRAITINGSWLSVAEGRSLIAER, encoded by the coding sequence ATGTTGCTCGATGATAGAAGATCACGCGGCTTGTCTTGCGAAGTATGCGGTTTGGCGCGACCCGATCTCGGGCCGGAACTCCAGGAAGCTCTTTTTGAGGCGCATCATGTCATTCCACTGGCGGAAGCTGGTGAACGCCGCACGAAACTATCGGATTTGTCGTTGCTGTGTGCTTGCTGCCATAGGCTTATCCATCGAGCGATAACCATCAATGGGAGTTGGCTTAGTGTGGCTGAGGGGCGAAGCTTGATCGCAGAGCGATAG
- a CDS encoding serine/threonine-protein kinase has product MLKPYQRAELNFRQIREIGADGRNSTTHVVHDAQLGAEIVMKTIAKAQIADPDEFFDEAKHLYNTTHQNVVQIHYACEDADNIYIAMPFYRRGSVKGLMNGGRLTVREVVKLGCQLLCGLHNIHSKGLIHFDIKPDNVLLSNRGEALLSDFGLAKQMQLGQAEPNGLYIRMAPPEVVAGPPYTLSFDIYQIGLTLYRMLNGNDEFHRQYSAFVTPAGLDRPALGRAIASGNFPDRALFGEHVPINLQRVVSKCLEPNPNDRFPSALAVANALAEVEQCLDWRPVQDPVRKVWVKLDGNTEKRFVVNQDGSTVFTSMAPGGAPRRKRDLCVQAMTKTAIRRALREN; this is encoded by the coding sequence ATGCTTAAGCCATACCAGCGCGCCGAACTAAATTTCCGCCAGATTCGGGAAATTGGTGCGGATGGCCGTAACTCCACGACCCACGTGGTCCACGATGCCCAGCTTGGCGCGGAAATCGTAATGAAGACCATTGCCAAAGCGCAGATAGCCGACCCGGATGAGTTTTTTGACGAAGCCAAGCACCTCTACAATACGACCCACCAGAACGTCGTGCAAATCCATTACGCGTGCGAAGACGCCGATAACATCTATATCGCGATGCCCTTCTACCGGAGGGGCTCAGTCAAGGGGCTTATGAACGGCGGACGCTTGACAGTGCGGGAGGTTGTGAAGCTCGGCTGTCAATTGCTCTGCGGGCTGCACAACATACATTCGAAAGGGCTAATCCACTTCGATATCAAACCGGACAACGTGCTTCTCTCCAATCGTGGCGAGGCGCTTCTTTCCGATTTCGGCCTCGCGAAACAGATGCAGCTTGGCCAAGCCGAGCCGAATGGCCTCTATATTCGCATGGCGCCGCCCGAAGTTGTGGCCGGGCCACCATATACGCTGTCGTTCGACATCTACCAGATTGGTCTGACGCTCTATCGAATGCTTAACGGGAATGACGAGTTTCATCGCCAATATTCCGCATTCGTGACGCCAGCGGGGCTGGACCGACCCGCGCTTGGCCGGGCTATCGCATCAGGCAATTTCCCCGACCGCGCCCTCTTTGGCGAGCACGTCCCAATCAACCTGCAGCGTGTTGTCAGCAAGTGCCTTGAGCCAAACCCGAATGATCGCTTTCCGTCTGCTTTGGCGGTGGCAAATGCGCTAGCGGAAGTTGAACAGTGCCTTGACTGGCGGCCAGTGCAAGATCCTGTTAGAAAAGTTTGGGTTAAGCTCGACGGCAACACGGAAAAGCGGTTCGTCGTGAACCAAGACGGATCGACTGTGTTTACCTCTATGGCTCCTGGAGGAGCCCCTAGGCGTAAGCGTGACTTATGCGTCCAGGCCATGACAAAAACTGCCATAAGGCGGGCGCTGCGGGAAAACTGA
- a CDS encoding cold-shock protein, which yields MATGTVKFFNSTKGFGFIQLDSGEQDVFVHISAVERAGMRTIVEGQKVSFDVVRDNKSGKNAAENLQAA from the coding sequence ATGGCAACTGGAACTGTGAAATTCTTCAATTCCACCAAGGGTTTCGGCTTCATTCAGCTCGATTCTGGCGAACAGGATGTGTTCGTTCACATCTCGGCTGTAGAGCGCGCTGGCATGCGCACGATTGTCGAGGGTCAGAAGGTCAGCTTCGACGTGGTGCGCGACAACAAGTCCGGCAAGAACGCAGCTGAGAACCTTCAGGCCGCATAA